A genomic segment from Actinoplanes sichuanensis encodes:
- a CDS encoding dihydrofolate reductase family protein codes for MKTQYFTATTIDGYIADENNSLDWLFEVDDKAGENPFAPFFEGVGAFAMGATTYEWVLAHEKALEHPSSWLEPYGDTPAWIFTHRELPVIPGANLHFVRGDVRPVHAEMVSAAAGKNIWLVGGGELVAQFADQGLLDEVILGVAPVTLGAGAPVLPRRITSSRYTLTSTRQLGQFAYLTYDVHPPA; via the coding sequence ATGAAGACGCAATACTTCACCGCGACGACGATCGACGGTTACATCGCCGACGAGAACAATTCGTTGGACTGGCTCTTCGAGGTCGATGACAAAGCCGGCGAAAACCCGTTCGCACCGTTCTTCGAGGGTGTCGGAGCGTTCGCGATGGGCGCCACCACATACGAGTGGGTGCTGGCTCATGAAAAGGCGTTGGAGCACCCGTCTTCCTGGTTGGAGCCTTACGGCGACACCCCGGCATGGATTTTCACTCACCGCGAGCTGCCGGTCATTCCAGGAGCAAATCTTCATTTCGTACGGGGTGACGTCCGCCCGGTCCACGCCGAAATGGTGTCGGCCGCGGCCGGAAAGAACATCTGGCTGGTCGGCGGCGGCGAGTTGGTCGCCCAATTCGCCGACCAGGGCCTGCTGGACGAGGTGATCCTCGGCGTGGCCCCGGTGACCTTGGGCGCGGGAGCCCCGGTCCTCCCCCGCCGGATCACGTCCTCCCGATACACCTTGACCAGCACGCGCCAGCTGGGCCAATTCGCCTACCTCACCTACGACGTCCACCCACCGGCCTAG
- a CDS encoding SpoIIE family protein phosphatase has product MPAEVGTRTSIPSGAPSEALVRRTRLPNDRRTPAAARALVRSVLEETGLVGLLNEALLLTTELSTNAVVHANTELEIEVSADPGGLTVTVTDFASGPVEQLTIGPKNESSEIGEVAERGRGLLLVDHFASRWGTVHEGDGKGVWFRLDQRAGAGVPVRLPNASETPSLGALTGLLRSGTDRHSDEGLADLAADLLSRLARLTGAAGGVIRLDRGDGMGRQLLGRYGRAPRDNADTIRVPLAVQRPYAGELELDAAPEGYALALATMVAERFALHLENDRLRRADIRRQTWITFLAEASELLAQSLDVNLTMALIPQLVVPRLGQWCAVHTTDAWGRLQLAAATHADESALAQLHATLAEPGPEALLARLEESSRLGTQVMFNSPLEGYAVPLVARGARLGTLAVGRHPKHRHDADEVAVLEDVARRAALAIDNARIHDERRTVARTLQASLLPPALPRVDGIGFAAEYVPTGSEVGGDFYDVVPSGDNQWLVVVGDVSGKGVQAATVTGLVRDVIRILVDDGKALGEILWRVNRTLVQRGGGRYCTLAMASVTRQATGTLTVCLHLAGHDRAVLVRADGKTAFVGEGGTALGLLETITSPDVTVTLDSGDSLIFYTDGVTERRRGRELFGSARLKEASAPLAGYPADVMAARLRSTTINFSVEEPRDDIAILVLRNDA; this is encoded by the coding sequence GTGCCAGCCGAGGTCGGAACCAGGACGAGCATCCCGTCGGGAGCTCCGTCCGAAGCGCTGGTGCGCCGGACCAGGTTGCCCAATGATCGACGGACCCCCGCGGCGGCCCGTGCGCTGGTCCGATCGGTGCTGGAGGAGACCGGTCTGGTCGGCCTGCTCAACGAGGCGCTCCTGCTCACCACCGAGCTGTCCACCAACGCCGTCGTGCACGCCAACACCGAGCTGGAGATAGAGGTCTCGGCCGACCCGGGCGGGCTCACCGTCACCGTCACCGACTTCGCCTCCGGCCCCGTCGAGCAGCTCACCATCGGCCCCAAGAACGAGAGCTCGGAGATCGGCGAGGTCGCCGAGCGCGGCCGCGGCCTGCTGCTCGTCGACCATTTCGCCAGCCGCTGGGGCACCGTGCACGAGGGCGACGGCAAAGGCGTCTGGTTCCGGCTCGACCAGCGTGCCGGCGCCGGCGTCCCGGTGCGGCTGCCGAACGCGTCCGAGACCCCGAGCCTCGGCGCGCTCACCGGACTGCTGCGCAGCGGCACCGATCGGCATTCCGACGAGGGTCTCGCCGACCTCGCCGCCGACCTTCTCTCCCGCCTGGCGCGCCTCACCGGCGCCGCCGGCGGTGTGATCCGGCTCGACCGGGGCGACGGCATGGGACGGCAACTTCTCGGACGGTACGGCCGGGCGCCCCGCGACAACGCGGACACCATCCGGGTGCCCCTGGCCGTCCAGAGGCCGTATGCGGGCGAGCTCGAACTCGACGCCGCCCCCGAGGGATACGCCCTGGCTCTGGCCACCATGGTCGCCGAGCGGTTCGCGCTGCATCTGGAAAATGACCGGCTCCGCCGCGCCGACATCCGCCGGCAGACCTGGATCACCTTCCTCGCCGAGGCCAGCGAGTTGCTCGCCCAGTCTCTCGACGTCAACCTGACGATGGCGCTCATCCCGCAGCTCGTGGTGCCCCGGCTGGGCCAGTGGTGCGCCGTGCACACCACCGACGCGTGGGGCCGCCTGCAGTTGGCGGCGGCCACCCACGCCGACGAGTCCGCGCTGGCCCAGCTGCACGCGACCCTCGCCGAGCCCGGCCCCGAGGCGCTGCTGGCCCGGCTGGAGGAGTCGTCCCGCCTCGGCACCCAGGTGATGTTCAACTCGCCGCTGGAGGGTTATGCGGTGCCGCTCGTGGCCCGCGGTGCCCGACTCGGCACGCTCGCCGTCGGGCGGCACCCGAAACATCGGCACGACGCCGACGAGGTGGCCGTTCTGGAGGATGTGGCCCGCCGGGCGGCGCTCGCCATCGACAACGCGCGCATCCACGACGAGCGGCGCACGGTCGCGCGCACGCTGCAGGCTTCGCTCCTGCCTCCGGCCCTGCCCCGGGTCGACGGCATCGGTTTCGCCGCCGAGTATGTTCCGACCGGCTCCGAGGTGGGCGGCGACTTCTACGACGTCGTCCCGTCCGGCGACAACCAGTGGCTGGTCGTGGTCGGCGACGTGTCCGGCAAGGGTGTCCAGGCGGCGACCGTGACCGGCCTGGTCCGCGACGTGATCCGGATCCTGGTCGACGACGGGAAAGCCCTCGGCGAGATCCTCTGGCGGGTCAACCGGACACTCGTGCAGCGCGGCGGCGGGCGGTATTGCACGCTCGCGATGGCCTCGGTGACCAGGCAGGCGACGGGCACGCTCACCGTCTGCCTGCACCTGGCCGGGCACGATCGGGCGGTCCTGGTCCGGGCCGACGGCAAGACGGCGTTCGTCGGCGAGGGTGGTACAGCTCTCGGCCTGCTGGAGACGATCACCTCGCCGGATGTCACCGTCACGCTCGACTCCGGCGACTCACTGATCTTCTACACCGACGGGGTCACCGAGCGTCGACGGGGCCGCGAGCTCTTCGGATCGGCCCGGCTCAAGGAGGCGTCGGCCCCGCTGGCCGGCTACCCGGCGGACGTGATGGCGGCCCGACTCCGTTCCACGACGATCAATTTCTCGGTCGAGGAGCCACGCGACGACATCGCGATCCTGGTCCTCCGCAACGACGCCTGA
- a CDS encoding dihydrofolate reductase family protein, translating to MAKTQYYTATSIDGFIADENNSLDWLFEVDEGTDNPFGEFFEGVGAFAMGATTYEWVLKHDNLLEEPENWHDMYGDVPCWVFTHRDLPPVPDANVFMISGDVRRVHEAMIVAAQGKNVWLAGGGNLVSQFVAEGLLDEIILGIAPAILGEGTPMLRRRLLVDDLILTGVREVGQFAYLTYAVGDVARMGRHLASETAALIPAHF from the coding sequence ATGGCGAAGACGCAGTACTACACCGCCACCAGCATCGACGGCTTCATCGCCGACGAGAACAACTCGCTGGACTGGCTCTTCGAGGTCGACGAGGGCACCGACAATCCGTTCGGTGAGTTCTTCGAGGGTGTCGGCGCGTTCGCCATGGGCGCGACCACCTACGAATGGGTTCTGAAGCACGACAATCTCCTCGAAGAACCGGAGAACTGGCACGACATGTACGGCGACGTACCGTGCTGGGTCTTCACTCACCGCGATCTGCCGCCGGTGCCGGATGCCAACGTGTTCATGATCAGCGGCGATGTCCGCCGGGTGCACGAGGCCATGATCGTCGCCGCTCAGGGCAAGAACGTCTGGCTGGCCGGTGGTGGCAATCTGGTGAGCCAGTTCGTCGCGGAGGGCCTGCTCGACGAGATCATCCTCGGTATCGCTCCGGCCATTCTCGGCGAGGGAACCCCGATGCTGCGCCGCCGTCTCCTGGTGGACGACCTGATCCTCACCGGTGTCCGAGAGGTGGGCCAGTTCGCCTACCTGACGTACGCGGTCGGCGACGTCGCCCGGATGGGTCGCCATCTGGCCTCCGAAACCGCAGCGCTGATCCCCGCCCACTTCTGA